The Sphingorhabdus sp. Alg231-15 genome has a segment encoding these proteins:
- a CDS encoding CcoQ/FixQ family Cbb3-type cytochrome c oxidase assembly chaperone, with translation MNYEDLRHFADSWGLLFLGMIFLTMIGWTFRPGSKRKHDEAAHMIFEEDHDDG, from the coding sequence ATGAACTATGAAGACCTAAGGCATTTTGCGGATAGCTGGGGCCTGTTGTTTCTCGGCATGATATTTCTGACAATGATCGGCTGGACCTTCCGGCCCGGATCAAAACGAAAACATGATGAAGCAGCGCATATGATCTTTGAAGAGGATCACGACGATGGTTGA